The Ignavibacteriota bacterium genome has a window encoding:
- a CDS encoding DUF3024 domain-containing protein — protein sequence MALSDTVKHQVDALLRAFCEKRIPPHARHQVRLSYDFHDDKVVLYEDRVRWNDPTQWTHMPIAKFRHAAKTGEWTLFCADRNDRWHRYQGCEPTRRFEALLDEVERDPTGIFFG from the coding sequence ATGGCCCTCTCAGATACAGTGAAACATCAGGTGGATGCCTTGCTCCGGGCATTCTGCGAGAAACGCATCCCTCCCCACGCCCGGCACCAGGTGCGATTGTCGTATGACTTCCATGACGACAAGGTTGTGCTCTATGAAGACCGCGTCCGCTGGAACGATCCCACGCAATGGACGCATATGCCCATCGCAAAATTCCGCCATGCCGCCAAGACCGGAGAATGGACGCTGTTCTGTGCGGACCGAAACGACCGCTGGCACCGGTATCAGGGGTGCGAACCAACCCGGCGTTTCGAGGCTCTCCTGGATGAGGTCGAGCGTGACCCGACGGGGATATTCTTCGGATGA